Proteins encoded together in one Lathyrus oleraceus cultivar Zhongwan6 chromosome 5, CAAS_Psat_ZW6_1.0, whole genome shotgun sequence window:
- the LOC127079669 gene encoding uncharacterized protein LOC127079669 — translation MPIMSSVADISANSTPRPPGFENFRPLREYPYGMPSTAMAGLQNNTSIYTQPHNSVISRIQNSYSGMNHVGRNTQSQGVSTLLPTLTTNNQATFRQQMDASNHDMVGVLAREMNTIFSPLIQNVNRTNNDNAQTYQQLSAQMGRITDFLGAPQSSVRRRPNQVIIQEEEPTINQVRPPRQAPDERVMGARLEQQPVRREVPEEQPRRVIMVNRDQDADEVIHRVRRENMMENDLTTMIERIMAHNGLNTGLRRPNYSSPLLEYVLQNELPRGCKIPKFTKFSGDTSESTIEHIARYMTEAGDLANSENLRMKYFPSSLTKNAFTWFITLPPNSIDTWPHLERLFHEQFYMGQTKISLKELASIKRKFTELIDDYLNRFCLLKSRCFTIVPEHELVEMAVGGLDYSIRKKLDTQYLRDMAQLADRVRQVERLKAEKARANKNYKKERVAYVGFEDGESEISNDPYGLEEFEVDLAELKEAPPYACKLLTPSNGRNPVETEKNDRFPKKTYTFDVTKCDEIFNLLVKDGQMIVPHNTKIPPLEQRKKRGFCKYHNFLGHKTSQCFLFRDLIQNTIKDGCLKFSDKRKTR, via the coding sequence ATGCCTATTATGTCAAGCGTAGCAGACATTTCTGCAAATTCAACCCCTAGGCCACCAGGATTTGAGAATTTTAGGCCTTTGAGAGAATACCCATATGGAATGCCATCTACTGCCATGGCAGGACTTCAAAACAATACTTCCATATATACTCAACCCCATAATTCGGTTATTTCGCGAATTCAAAATTCTTATTCTGGCATGAACCATGTAGGTCGAAATACCCAATCACAAGGAGTCTCCACCCTATTACCTACCCTTACAACGAATAACCAGGCAACctttagacaacaaatggatgctagtaaccatgatatggtaggagttCTTGCCAGAGAAATGAATACCATTTTTTCTCCCCTAATACAGAATGTAAATAGGACTAACAATGATAATGCCCAAACATACCAACAACTGTCAGCGCAGATGGGACGCATAACAGATTTCCTAGGCGCCCCTCAGTCCTCTGTTCGACGCAGACCAAACCAAGTTATAATCCAGGAAGAAGAACCAACTATAAATCAGGTTCGACCACCTAGACAAGCGCCTGACGAAAGGGTCATGGGGGCAAGATTAGAACAACAACCAGTTCGACGGGAAGTCCCAGAAGAACAACCTAGGAGAGTAATAATGGTTAATAGAGACCAGGATGCAGACGAAGTAATTCATAGGGTTAGGCGAGAAAACATGATGGAAAATGACTTAACTACGATGATAGAGAGAATCATGGCCCATAATGGTCTGAATACAGGACTTCGAAGGCCAAATTATTCCTCTCCTTTATTAGAATACGTCCTACAAAATGAATTACCAAGGGGTTGTAAAatccctaagttcaccaaattctcaggggacactagtgaaTCCACTATAGAACACATAGCCAGATACATGACTGAGGCAGGGGATTTGGCGAACAGTGAGAACCTAAGAATGAAATATTTCCCCAGTTCTTTAACAAAGAATGCCTTCACGTGGTTTATAACTTTGCCACCAAATTCCATAGATACTTGGCCTCATTTGGAAAGATTGtttcatgaacaattctacatgggccAAACTAAGATAAGTCTTAAGGAATTAGCCAGTATCAAAAGAAAATTCACTGAACTTATAGATGATTATCTGAATAGGTTCTGTTTGTTGAAATCTAGATGCTTTACAATAGTGCCtgaacatgagttggtcgaaatggccgtTGGAGGTTTAGACTATTCCATTAGGAAAAAGTTAGATACCCAATATCTAAGAGATATGGCCCAATTAGCAGACAGGGTTCGACAGGTCGAACGTTTAAAAGCTGAAAAGGCTAGAGCGAATAAGAATTATAAGAAAGAAAGGGTTGCTTATGTCGGATTCGAAGATGGGGAGTCTGAAATCTCTAATGACCCTTATGGTCTCGAGGAATTCGAAGTAGATTTGGCTGAATTAAAAGAAGCGCCACCCTATGCTTGTAAATTACTTACACCTTCGAATGGCAGGAACCCTGTCGAAACTGAAAAGAATGATAGATTTCCTAAAAAGACTTACACATTTGATGTTACCAAATGTGATGAAATCTTCAATTTATTAGTAAAAGATGGCCAAATGATAGTGCCTCATAATACCAAAATTCCTCCATTAGAACAACGGAAGAAAAGAGGCTTCTGTAAATATCATAATTTTTTAGGCCATAAAACCTCACAATGCTTTCTTTTTAGGGATCTTATTCAGAATACAATTAAGGATGGCTGCCTCAAGTTCTCTGACAAGAGGAAAACCAGATGA